In Salmonella enterica subsp. enterica serovar Typhimurium str. LT2, a single window of DNA contains:
- the thiD gene encoding hydroxy-methylpyrimidine kinase (HMP kinase) (bifunctional enzyme; phosphomethylpyrimidine kinase. (SW:THID_SALTY)) produces the protein MQRINALTIAGTDPSGGAGIQADLKTFSALGAYGCSVITALVAQNTCGVQSVYRIEPDFVAAQLDSVFSDVRIDTTKIGMLAETDIVEAVAERLQRHHVRNVVLDTVMLAKSGDPLLSPSAIETLRVRLLPQVSLITPNLPEAAALLDAPHARTEQEMLAQGRALLAMGCEAVLMKGGHLEDAQSPDWLFTREGEQRFSAPRVNTKNTHGTGCTLSAALAALRPRHRSWGETVNEAKAWLSAALAQADTLEVGKGIGPVHHFHAWW, from the coding sequence ATGCAACGAATTAACGCGCTGACGATTGCCGGCACCGATCCCAGCGGCGGGGCCGGTATCCAGGCGGATCTCAAGACCTTTTCCGCGCTGGGCGCATATGGCTGTTCGGTCATCACTGCGCTGGTGGCGCAAAATACCTGTGGCGTACAGTCGGTGTACCGGATAGAGCCGGACTTTGTTGCCGCTCAACTTGATTCCGTGTTCAGCGATGTGCGCATTGATACCACGAAAATCGGGATGCTGGCGGAAACCGATATTGTCGAGGCCGTGGCGGAACGGTTACAGCGCCATCATGTACGTAATGTGGTGCTGGATACGGTGATGCTGGCGAAAAGCGGCGATCCGCTGCTCTCGCCCTCTGCGATAGAAACATTACGCGTCCGGCTGTTGCCGCAGGTATCGCTGATTACGCCTAATTTGCCGGAAGCCGCAGCGTTGCTGGATGCGCCCCATGCGCGTACGGAACAGGAGATGCTGGCGCAGGGGCGGGCGTTACTGGCGATGGGGTGTGAAGCGGTATTGATGAAAGGCGGGCATTTAGAGGATGCGCAAAGCCCGGACTGGCTCTTTACCCGCGAGGGCGAGCAGCGTTTTAGCGCGCCGCGTGTGAACACCAAAAATACGCATGGGACGGGCTGTACGCTGTCGGCGGCGCTGGCGGCGTTACGGCCCCGGCATCGCAGTTGGGGAGAGACGGTAAACGAGGCGAAGGCATGGCTTTCGGCGGCGCTGGCGCAGGCGGACACGCTGGAAGTGGGGAAGGGCATTGGTCCGGTACATCATTTCCACGCGTGGTGGTAG
- the thiM gene encoding hydoxyethylthiazole kinase (THZ kinase) ((SW:THIM_SALTY)) has protein sequence MQPDLHCRTLAAHTLKHFRALSPLTHCMTNDVVQTFTANTLLALGASPAMVIDPVEARPFAAIANALLINVGTLTASRADAMRAAVESAYDAKTPWTLDPVAVGALEFRRRFCLDLLSLRPAAIRGNASEILALSGMALGGRGVDTTEAALAALPAAQALARQIDCIVVVTGEIDYVTNGQRTLSIPGGDPLMTRIVGTGCALSAVVAASCALPGAALDNVASACCWMKLAGQAAAERSEGPGSFIPAFLDALYHLDVEAANATN, from the coding sequence ATGCAGCCTGACCTGCACTGCCGCACGCTTGCGGCGCATACGTTAAAACACTTTCGCGCGCTCTCCCCGCTTACGCACTGTATGACGAATGACGTCGTACAAACGTTTACCGCCAATACGTTGCTGGCGCTGGGCGCTTCACCCGCCATGGTGATTGATCCTGTCGAGGCCAGACCGTTTGCCGCCATCGCCAACGCCTTGCTGATTAATGTCGGAACATTAACTGCCTCACGCGCTGACGCGATGCGTGCGGCGGTAGAAAGCGCTTATGATGCCAAAACGCCGTGGACGCTTGATCCTGTCGCGGTGGGCGCGCTGGAATTTCGTCGGCGATTTTGCCTGGATCTCTTGTCCCTGCGCCCGGCGGCAATACGCGGCAACGCCTCGGAAATCCTGGCGTTATCCGGCATGGCGCTGGGCGGACGTGGCGTAGATACCACCGAGGCGGCGTTGGCCGCACTGCCTGCGGCGCAGGCGCTGGCGCGTCAGATAGACTGCATCGTTGTGGTTACCGGAGAGATAGATTACGTCACTAATGGTCAGCGCACGCTGAGCATTCCCGGCGGCGATCCGTTAATGACTCGCATTGTAGGCACCGGCTGCGCGTTGTCGGCGGTCGTCGCCGCCAGTTGCGCGTTACCGGGCGCCGCGCTGGACAATGTCGCGTCGGCCTGCTGCTGGATGAAACTGGCTGGACAGGCCGCGGCAGAGCGTAGCGAAGGACCGGGTAGCTTCATCCCGGCTTTTCTTGATGCGCTCTATCATCTGGATGTGGAGGCGGCCAATGCAACGAATTAA
- a CDS encoding putative periplasmic protein (similar to E. coli orf, hypothetical protein (AAC75168.1); Blastp hit to AAC75168.1 (172 aa), 80% identity in aa 63 - 172) has translation MKSKLLPCALLLATSFAWAAPATTGIDQYELKSFIADFTHFKPGDTVPQMYRTDEYNIKQWKLRNLPAPDAGTHWTYMGGAYVLINDTDGKIIKAYDGEIFYHR, from the coding sequence ATGAAAAGTAAGTTGCTGCCTTGCGCGCTGTTGCTTGCAACCAGTTTTGCATGGGCCGCCCCCGCGACAACGGGCATTGATCAATATGAGTTAAAAAGCTTTATCGCCGACTTCACCCACTTCAAGCCCGGCGATACCGTTCCGCAAATGTACCGCACCGATGAGTATAATATTAAACAGTGGAAATTACGTAATCTGCCCGCGCCAGATGCCGGTACTCACTGGACCTATATGGGCGGCGCGTATGTACTGATTAACGATACCGATGGAAAAATCATCAAAGCCTATGATGGCGAGATTTTTTATCATCGATAA
- the stcD gene encoding putative outer membrane lipoprotein (similar to E. coli putative type-1 fimbrial protein (AAC75169.1); Blastp hit to AAC75169.1 (344 aa), 50% identity in aa 3 - 344): MKLFLFIVMLLILPETYAACTGEITYQDNLIIREDFTINPNQSATYSHNFNDTTCSGTYKITRMDPSDIIVGLYNDTVKLKLKIAWADNNTLTMPFTTGYTVTVEPASSGANVNISAGSGNSVLINGVVSITSASSATQFTAGLRFLGCLLAGRGWNACAADYNSYLRGAGLYSFDLFVSYDRKQTTCKPEDLTITLPNIALSELYNTGKVSNKNAADNIRLQCDNLFGNAKQTSRKMTVYLSSSDLIPDSYSVLRGAVNNGVGFILESGGKTVNISNTAEQGNASTLWKVDQVGTPLNSDMITIPIIASYYVYDRDNIKPGDLKATALIYVKYD, from the coding sequence ATGAAACTCTTTCTTTTTATCGTGATGTTATTGATTTTACCTGAAACATACGCAGCCTGTACGGGAGAAATTACTTATCAGGATAATTTAATTATTCGTGAGGATTTTACGATTAACCCTAATCAGTCCGCAACTTATAGCCATAATTTTAACGATACAACTTGTTCAGGGACTTATAAGATAACGCGTATGGATCCTTCCGATATCATCGTGGGATTATACAATGATACAGTAAAACTGAAGTTAAAAATCGCCTGGGCAGATAATAATACTCTCACAATGCCGTTTACAACGGGCTATACGGTAACGGTTGAACCCGCTTCCTCTGGGGCGAATGTAAATATTTCTGCCGGTAGTGGGAACAGTGTCCTAATCAACGGGGTGGTATCAATAACAAGCGCTTCTTCTGCAACTCAGTTTACGGCCGGTTTGCGGTTTTTAGGGTGCCTGCTAGCAGGAAGAGGTTGGAATGCCTGTGCCGCAGATTATAATAGTTATCTTAGAGGTGCAGGGTTATATTCATTTGATCTGTTTGTGTCCTACGATCGCAAGCAGACAACCTGCAAACCTGAAGATCTGACGATCACGCTACCGAATATTGCGCTTTCTGAATTATATAACACAGGCAAGGTCAGCAACAAAAATGCCGCGGATAATATTCGACTCCAGTGTGATAATCTTTTTGGTAATGCTAAACAAACATCGCGTAAAATGACGGTTTATCTCTCCAGCAGTGATTTAATACCAGATAGCTATTCTGTGTTGCGTGGTGCTGTGAATAATGGCGTCGGATTTATACTGGAGAGCGGTGGAAAAACGGTGAATATTTCAAATACAGCAGAGCAGGGTAATGCTTCAACGTTATGGAAAGTGGATCAAGTAGGCACGCCGCTCAACAGTGATATGATAACAATCCCTATTATCGCCAGTTATTATGTTTATGACCGAGACAATATAAAGCCAGGCGATCTAAAAGCGACTGCGCTGATCTATGTGAAATACGATTAA